In Streptomyces sp. P3, one DNA window encodes the following:
- a CDS encoding type ISP restriction/modification enzyme, with amino-acid sequence MTTTVHEVLKVIRETSQDNHERGTRFEQLMVKFLRTDPQWTEQFSQVWLWADWPGAAANKKDTGIDVVAQDRETGGFCAIQCKFYETAHTVQKPDIDSFLAASGKGGFTRRMIISTTEKWGPNAEDTMAGQQPPVTRLGLSDIAASPIAWHLPSQSGVTFEVDLKLHKKKSPLPHQHEAINDVFAGFAENDRGKLIMACGTGKTFTSLKIAERLQSERALAGQSEHTTVLFLVPSIALLSQTLREWSSETQVTLRPFAVCSDVKVGKQQAANDSQDMATHDLALPATTDPDKLIKQIASVAAGPGLTVVFSTYQSIDTIAAAQKKGLDRFDLVVCDEAHRTTGVTIAGADESAFVRVHDDGYLGSDRRLYMTATPRIYNEDTQQQAKDSSAAVASMDSKALYGPEFHRLGFGKAVEGGLLADYKVLILAVDEGIVAKTLQQGFAGGASELNLDDAAKIIGCWNAMAKRTGTFADGASFGKDEAPMKRAVAFARSIADSEAIAENFNAIVDAYDEGDDEVLHCEVEHVDGTFNTLRRNQRLDWLKQDPGPANARILSNARCLSEGVDVPSLDAVLFLHPRNSVVDVVQSVGRVMRRAEGKSYGYIILPVAVPAGMPPAQALANNDRFRTVWQVLQALRAHDERFNATVNQISLNQQPPQNIGIGVVGPDDEAIGDQDGSTTPADAQNAQQQEAQGAQYVQDELLKLENWREAIYARIVEKVGQRQYWELWAKDVAAIAQAHVTRIKAALQLSDKRAAFEEFLDELRATINPGVTETDAIDMLAQHIVTKPVFDALFSGYAFTEHNPVSQAMQKMLDVLDDQGLESETKTLKDFYDSVRVRAKGIDNHAGRQQVIVELYDKFFKTALPKTADALGIVYTPVEVVDFIVRSTEQALNKHFGRSLTDEGVHIIDPFVGTGTFPVRLLQSGLIKHDDLLRKYTSELHANEIVLLAYYIAAVNIEAAYHELANEGDEYQPFEGIVLTDTFQLAEGGAAKLDGMDVLEGNSERAKKQKAQPITVVIGNPPYSVGQDSQNDNNQNLKYETLDARIQQTYATLSTATNKNSLYDSYIRAIRWASDRIQDEGVVAFVSNGGYIDGNTADGLRKSLVDEFDAIYCYNLRGNQRTAGELARKEGGKIFGSGSRNTVAILVLVKGSSPTASNILNYRDIGDYLSREDKLRTLGTQSLDSVEWQHLQPNADGDWINQRDEQFSLFPAIGAKGKGESSPLFELFSRGLETGRDAWVYRFSKPQLGEDVESSVDFYNKQVAQFAQHCNEKGVAAPGITDVDAFIDRDPTKISWNRIDKTRATRRNLYSYDGQHIQVACYRPFTKEWVYFNSQMNSYVNQLPRMFPTPEHENFGIYNVGNGSAVPFSVLMLNAVPDLHVTGAGSGGQFFPRYTYRQLGQGDDLFAAAEADEGYERVDNITDATLAAYRETYADPNIVQDDIFFYTYALLHSPAYREQFAADLKKSLPRIPKVQGFYDFAAAGRTLCELHLGYEQAEPYAGIVEQVSGATSATPPSELFRVGKKMKFLRVKSQVDRTAIVYNPRVTLTNIPEEAYRYQLGARSAIEWIIDRYWVKTDKDSGIVNDPNDWSEDPRYIIDLLKRIVTVSVETMKIVDALPPLDIIE; translated from the coding sequence GTGACGACGACGGTGCACGAGGTCCTGAAGGTGATCCGCGAGACGTCTCAGGACAACCATGAGCGTGGTACGCGCTTCGAGCAGCTCATGGTCAAGTTCCTGCGCACCGATCCCCAGTGGACTGAGCAGTTCAGCCAGGTCTGGCTCTGGGCCGACTGGCCAGGCGCCGCCGCGAACAAGAAAGACACCGGAATCGACGTAGTGGCCCAGGATCGGGAAACCGGCGGCTTCTGCGCCATCCAGTGCAAGTTTTACGAAACTGCACACACAGTGCAGAAGCCGGATATCGACTCCTTTCTGGCTGCCTCAGGCAAGGGCGGGTTCACCCGCCGAATGATCATCTCTACGACTGAGAAGTGGGGCCCGAACGCGGAGGACACCATGGCTGGCCAGCAGCCGCCCGTAACCCGCCTCGGCCTGTCCGACATCGCCGCGAGCCCGATCGCATGGCATCTGCCGTCACAGTCCGGGGTGACCTTCGAGGTCGACCTGAAACTGCACAAGAAGAAGTCGCCACTACCGCACCAGCACGAGGCGATCAACGACGTCTTTGCTGGCTTCGCCGAGAACGACCGTGGCAAGCTGATCATGGCCTGCGGCACCGGCAAGACCTTCACCAGCCTGAAGATCGCCGAACGGTTGCAGAGTGAGCGCGCCCTGGCCGGCCAGAGCGAACACACCACAGTGCTGTTCCTGGTGCCTTCGATCGCCCTACTCTCGCAGACGCTGCGGGAATGGTCCTCAGAGACTCAGGTCACGCTGCGCCCGTTCGCCGTCTGCTCCGACGTCAAGGTCGGAAAGCAGCAGGCCGCGAACGACAGCCAGGACATGGCGACGCACGACCTGGCGCTGCCGGCCACGACCGACCCGGACAAGCTGATCAAGCAGATCGCCAGCGTGGCGGCGGGTCCGGGCTTGACCGTGGTCTTCTCCACCTATCAGTCGATCGACACTATCGCTGCTGCGCAGAAGAAGGGCCTGGACCGGTTCGACCTGGTCGTCTGCGATGAGGCCCACCGTACGACCGGCGTCACCATCGCAGGCGCCGACGAGTCAGCGTTCGTGCGCGTCCACGACGACGGCTACCTCGGCAGCGATCGCCGGCTGTACATGACGGCCACTCCGCGCATCTACAACGAGGACACCCAGCAGCAGGCCAAGGACTCCAGCGCTGCCGTCGCCTCAATGGACAGCAAGGCACTGTACGGGCCGGAGTTCCACCGCCTCGGCTTCGGTAAGGCCGTCGAAGGGGGCTTGCTGGCCGACTACAAGGTCCTGATCCTCGCCGTGGACGAAGGCATAGTCGCCAAGACCCTCCAGCAGGGCTTCGCGGGCGGGGCCTCCGAGCTGAATCTGGACGACGCCGCGAAGATCATCGGCTGCTGGAATGCCATGGCCAAGCGGACCGGAACCTTCGCCGACGGTGCGAGCTTCGGCAAGGACGAAGCCCCGATGAAGCGCGCTGTCGCCTTCGCCCGCTCCATCGCCGACTCCGAGGCCATCGCTGAGAACTTCAACGCCATCGTCGACGCCTACGACGAAGGCGACGACGAAGTGCTGCACTGCGAGGTCGAGCACGTCGACGGCACGTTCAACACGCTGCGCCGCAACCAGCGCCTCGACTGGCTCAAGCAGGACCCGGGGCCCGCGAACGCGCGGATCCTCTCCAACGCCCGCTGCCTGTCGGAGGGCGTTGACGTCCCCAGCCTGGACGCGGTGCTCTTTCTGCACCCTCGCAACTCCGTGGTCGACGTCGTCCAGTCGGTTGGCCGTGTCATGCGCCGCGCCGAGGGAAAGTCGTACGGGTACATCATCCTGCCGGTTGCCGTCCCTGCCGGAATGCCACCGGCGCAGGCGCTCGCCAACAACGATCGCTTCCGCACCGTCTGGCAGGTCCTGCAGGCACTGCGTGCCCACGACGAACGCTTCAACGCCACCGTCAACCAGATCTCACTCAACCAGCAGCCGCCGCAGAACATTGGCATCGGGGTCGTCGGCCCGGATGACGAAGCCATTGGTGATCAGGACGGCTCCACCACCCCGGCCGACGCCCAGAACGCGCAGCAGCAGGAAGCCCAAGGCGCGCAGTACGTTCAGGATGAGCTACTCAAGCTCGAGAACTGGCGCGAAGCGATTTACGCCCGCATCGTCGAGAAGGTCGGGCAGCGCCAGTACTGGGAGCTGTGGGCGAAGGACGTTGCTGCCATCGCCCAGGCGCATGTCACCCGCATCAAGGCTGCGCTGCAGTTGAGCGACAAGCGGGCCGCGTTCGAAGAGTTTCTCGACGAGCTCCGCGCGACCATAAACCCTGGCGTCACCGAGACCGACGCCATCGATATGCTCGCCCAGCACATCGTCACCAAGCCCGTATTCGACGCCCTATTCAGCGGCTACGCCTTCACCGAGCACAACCCGGTGTCCCAGGCCATGCAGAAGATGCTCGACGTCCTCGACGACCAGGGCCTGGAGTCCGAGACCAAAACCCTGAAGGACTTCTACGACTCGGTGCGCGTCCGCGCCAAGGGCATCGACAACCACGCCGGCCGCCAGCAAGTCATCGTCGAGCTCTACGACAAGTTCTTCAAGACCGCGCTCCCGAAGACCGCTGACGCCCTCGGTATCGTCTATACCCCGGTTGAGGTCGTCGACTTCATCGTCCGCTCCACCGAGCAGGCCCTCAACAAGCATTTCGGCCGCTCCCTGACCGACGAGGGCGTCCACATCATCGACCCCTTCGTCGGCACCGGCACCTTCCCCGTACGGCTGCTCCAGTCCGGCCTGATCAAACACGACGACCTGCTGCGCAAGTACACCAGCGAGTTGCACGCTAACGAGATCGTGCTTCTGGCGTACTACATCGCCGCCGTCAACATTGAGGCCGCCTACCACGAACTCGCCAACGAGGGCGACGAGTACCAGCCGTTCGAGGGCATTGTCCTGACCGACACCTTCCAACTCGCCGAGGGCGGCGCCGCCAAGCTCGACGGCATGGATGTGCTGGAGGGCAACAGCGAGCGCGCCAAGAAGCAGAAGGCACAGCCGATCACGGTTGTCATCGGCAACCCGCCCTACTCCGTAGGCCAGGACAGCCAGAACGATAACAACCAGAACCTCAAGTATGAGACGCTCGACGCACGTATTCAGCAGACCTATGCCACTTTGTCCACAGCCACGAACAAGAATTCTCTCTACGACTCCTATATTCGCGCCATCCGATGGGCTTCAGACCGGATCCAGGACGAAGGCGTAGTCGCGTTCGTCTCGAACGGTGGCTATATCGATGGAAACACGGCGGACGGACTCCGAAAGTCCCTGGTTGACGAATTCGACGCAATCTACTGCTACAACTTGCGCGGAAATCAGCGAACCGCAGGGGAACTTGCACGCAAGGAAGGCGGCAAGATCTTCGGCTCGGGCAGCCGGAATACCGTAGCCATTCTCGTCCTCGTAAAGGGTTCCTCCCCCACTGCCAGCAACATCCTCAACTATCGCGATATCGGCGACTATCTTAGCCGCGAAGATAAACTGCGCACCCTCGGCACGCAGAGCTTGGATTCTGTTGAGTGGCAGCACCTGCAGCCGAATGCAGATGGGGACTGGATCAATCAGCGAGACGAACAATTCTCACTCTTCCCAGCCATCGGAGCCAAGGGCAAGGGAGAGTCGTCTCCACTGTTCGAACTTTTCTCTCGCGGGCTGGAGACGGGTCGAGACGCCTGGGTATATAGGTTTTCCAAGCCGCAACTTGGCGAAGACGTGGAATCGTCAGTCGACTTCTACAATAAACAGGTCGCCCAGTTTGCTCAGCATTGCAACGAGAAGGGCGTAGCAGCGCCAGGCATTACCGATGTCGACGCATTCATCGACCGGGACCCCACAAAGATCAGCTGGAACCGAATTGACAAGACTCGGGCAACCAGGCGAAATCTTTACTCGTATGACGGCCAGCACATTCAGGTAGCCTGCTATCGCCCATTCACTAAAGAGTGGGTGTACTTCAACTCTCAGATGAATAGCTACGTCAACCAGTTGCCCAGAATGTTCCCGACACCGGAGCACGAGAACTTTGGCATCTACAACGTAGGCAACGGGTCCGCCGTCCCCTTCTCTGTACTCATGCTGAATGCCGTTCCAGACCTCCACGTGACAGGTGCTGGAAGCGGAGGCCAGTTCTTCCCCCGTTACACTTATCGCCAGCTCGGCCAGGGTGACGATCTGTTCGCCGCAGCCGAGGCTGATGAGGGTTATGAGCGTGTCGACAACATCACCGACGCCACGCTCGCCGCCTACCGCGAGACCTACGCCGACCCCAATATCGTCCAGGACGACATCTTCTTCTACACCTACGCCCTGCTCCACTCCCCGGCCTACCGCGAGCAGTTCGCCGCCGATCTCAAGAAGTCCCTCCCGCGCATCCCCAAGGTGCAGGGCTTCTACGATTTCGCCGCGGCCGGCCGCACTCTCTGCGAGCTGCACCTCGGCTACGAGCAGGCAGAGCCGTACGCGGGGATCGTCGAGCAGGTCTCCGGCGCAACATCGGCGACCCCGCCCAGCGAACTCTTCCGGGTCGGCAAGAAGATGAAGTTCCTCCGGGTGAAGAGCCAGGTCGACCGCACCGCCATCGTCTACAACCCCCGGGTCACCCTCACCAACATCCCGGAGGAGGCGTACCGCTACCAGCTTGGCGCCCGCTCCGCGATCGAGTGGATCATCGACCGCTACTGGGTGAAGACGGACAAAGACTCGGGGATCGTCAACGACCCCAACGACTGGTCCGAGGATCCCCGCTACATCATCGACCTACTCAAGCGCATCGTCACGGTCAGCGTGGAGACGATGAAGATCGTCGATGCCCTGCCCCCGCTCGACATCATCGAGTGA
- a CDS encoding DNA polymerase III subunit gamma and tau — protein sequence MSSLALYRRYRPESFAEVIGQEHVTDPLQQALRNNRVNHAYLFSGPRGCGKTTSARILARCLNCEQGPTPTPCGECESCKDLARNGPGSIDVIEIDAASHGGVDDARDLREKAFFGPARSRYKIYIIDEAHMVTSAGFNALLKVVEEPPEHLKFIFATTEPEKVIGTIRSRTHHYPFRLVPPGTLREYLGEVCGQEGIPVEEGVLPLVVRSGAGSVRDSMSVMDQLLAGAGDAGVTYAMATSLLGYTESSLLDSVVEAFATGDGAAAFEVVDRVIEGGNDPRRFVADLLERLRDLVILAAVPDAAEKGLIDAPVDVIERMQAQAGVFGAAELSRAADLVNEGLTEMRGATSPRLQLELICARVMLPAAYGDERSVMARLDRIERGVQAAAQGAPVPQTAPMTATAPMAPVTPAMGYVPGPEVHGGGAAAARAAVRGQGPAQGSAQGSAQAPGSGQGQPQGAGAYVPAPVQSAPPAASGPTAASAGPAPAVQPAVPAASETAAPPAEEAPAAPAPGAWPTATAAGSGRRPGGWPTATPAGGGRPAAVPAAPASAASAAAPAAPSAPAAAPAGYPPPSGGPDPRMLWPNILDAVKNRRRFTWILLSQNAHVAGFDGTTLQIGFVSAGARDNFASSGSEDVLRQALSEQFNVQWKIDAVVDPSGGSAPPPAGGFGGGGGGAAGGAPGGYGSTGNAGGQGGSGGPGGYGGGSTGPSASAASPASAAAPGPARQVSPPGPAAALAADAARPAPPRPAVPEPVAPEDDTPEDDDPDLNESALSGYELIVRELGATVVEEFTNE from the coding sequence GTGTCGTCTCTCGCGCTGTACCGCCGTTATCGCCCGGAGTCGTTCGCCGAGGTCATCGGGCAGGAGCATGTCACCGACCCGCTGCAGCAGGCGCTGCGGAACAACCGGGTCAATCACGCGTACCTGTTCAGCGGGCCGCGTGGCTGCGGGAAGACCACCAGCGCGCGGATCCTGGCCCGGTGCCTGAACTGCGAGCAGGGGCCCACGCCGACCCCGTGCGGGGAGTGCGAGTCGTGCAAGGACCTGGCCAGGAACGGGCCGGGATCCATCGACGTCATCGAGATCGACGCCGCTTCGCACGGTGGTGTGGACGACGCGCGTGACCTGCGGGAAAAGGCCTTCTTCGGGCCGGCGCGCAGCCGCTACAAGATCTACATCATCGACGAGGCCCACATGGTCACGTCGGCCGGCTTCAACGCGCTCCTCAAGGTCGTCGAGGAGCCGCCGGAGCATCTGAAGTTCATCTTCGCCACCACCGAGCCCGAGAAGGTCATCGGGACCATCCGGTCCCGTACACATCACTATCCGTTCCGCCTCGTCCCGCCGGGGACCCTGCGGGAGTACCTCGGCGAGGTGTGCGGGCAGGAGGGCATCCCCGTCGAGGAAGGCGTGCTGCCGCTCGTCGTGCGCTCCGGCGCCGGGTCGGTGCGTGACTCCATGTCCGTCATGGACCAGCTGCTCGCCGGCGCCGGCGACGCCGGTGTGACGTACGCCATGGCCACCTCCCTCCTCGGGTACACGGAGAGCTCGCTGCTCGACTCCGTCGTCGAGGCCTTCGCCACCGGCGACGGGGCCGCCGCCTTCGAGGTCGTGGACCGCGTCATCGAGGGGGGCAACGATCCGCGGCGGTTCGTCGCCGACCTGCTGGAGCGGTTGCGGGACCTCGTCATCCTCGCCGCCGTCCCGGACGCGGCGGAGAAGGGGCTGATCGACGCCCCGGTCGACGTCATCGAGCGCATGCAGGCCCAGGCCGGCGTCTTCGGCGCCGCCGAGCTGAGCCGTGCCGCCGACCTCGTCAACGAGGGCCTCACAGAGATGCGCGGCGCCACCTCGCCCCGTCTCCAGCTCGAGCTGATCTGCGCGCGCGTGATGCTGCCCGCCGCCTATGGGGACGAACGATCGGTCATGGCCCGCCTCGACCGCATCGAGCGCGGAGTGCAGGCGGCGGCGCAGGGCGCACCCGTCCCGCAGACGGCGCCGATGACGGCGACGGCGCCGATGGCACCCGTGACGCCGGCCATGGGCTACGTACCGGGGCCGGAGGTGCACGGCGGCGGGGCCGCGGCGGCCCGTGCGGCCGTCCGGGGCCAGGGACCGGCACAGGGATCGGCACAGGGATCGGCACAGGCGCCTGGCTCGGGGCAGGGGCAGCCGCAGGGGGCCGGCGCTTACGTGCCGGCGCCCGTACAGTCCGCCCCGCCGGCGGCATCGGGCCCGACCGCCGCATCCGCCGGCCCCGCCCCCGCCGTCCAGCCCGCTGTTCCGGCGGCTTCGGAGACGGCCGCGCCGCCTGCGGAGGAAGCTCCCGCCGCGCCCGCCCCCGGCGCCTGGCCGACCGCCACCGCGGCGGGCAGCGGGCGGCGGCCCGGCGGCTGGCCCACGGCCACGCCGGCAGGCGGCGGCCGTCCTGCGGCGGTACCGGCGGCGCCCGCTTCGGCAGCCTCGGCAGCCGCACCGGCCGCGCCTTCCGCACCGGCCGCCGCACCCGCCGGGTACCCGCCGCCCTCCGGTGGCCCGGACCCCCGGATGCTCTGGCCGAACATTCTGGACGCGGTCAAGAACCGCCGTCGGTTCACCTGGATCCTGCTCAGCCAGAACGCCCACGTCGCCGGGTTCGACGGCACGACGCTGCAGATCGGCTTCGTCAGCGCCGGCGCCCGGGACAACTTCGCGAGCAGCGGCAGCGAGGACGTACTGCGACAGGCGCTGTCCGAGCAGTTCAACGTGCAGTGGAAGATCGACGCGGTCGTCGACCCGTCCGGCGGTTCGGCGCCCCCGCCCGCCGGAGGATTCGGTGGAGGTGGCGGCGGTGCCGCGGGCGGCGCCCCGGGCGGTTACGGCAGCACCGGCAACGCCGGTGGGCAGGGCGGCTCCGGCGGTCCGGGCGGCTACGGCGGCGGTTCGACCGGGCCGTCGGCGTCGGCCGCGTCGCCGGCGTCGGCCGCGGCCCCCGGTCCCGCTCGCCAGGTGTCCCCTCCCGGGCCGGCGGCGGCCTTGGCGGCCGACGCCGCCAGACCCGCCCCGCCCCGCCCGGCCGTCCCCGAGCCGGTGGCCCCCGAGGACGACACCCCGGAGGACGACGACCCCGACCTCAACGAGTCGGCCCTCTCCGGTTACGAACTGATCGTGCGCGAGCTCGGCGCGACAGTGGTGGAGGAGTTCACCAACGAGTAG
- the purD gene encoding phosphoribosylamine--glycine ligase has translation MNVLVIGSGAREHALCRSLSLDPAVTALHCAPGNAGIAEVAELHQVDALDGEAVSALAVELGAELVVVGPEAPLVAGVADAVREAGIPVFGPSKEAAQLEGSKAFAKDVMAAAGVPTARSYVCTTPEETAEALDAFGAPYVVKDDGLAAGKGVVVTDDLKTAAAHAAACDRVVIEEFLDGPEVSLFAITDGVSVVPLQPAQDFKRALDGDEGPNTGGMGAYSPLPWADPKLVDEVLETVLQPTVDEMRRRGTPFSGLLYAGLAITGRGVRVIEFNARFGDPETQVVLARLRTPLAGVLKAAATGDLADLPPLRWSDDAAVTVVIASHNYPDAPRTGDPITGLAEVAAEDAPHAYVLHAGTKQDGDAVVSAGGRVLSVTAAGADLGEARERAYRAVARIGLDGSQHRTDIAERAAGA, from the coding sequence GTGAACGTCCTCGTCATCGGCAGCGGCGCCCGCGAACACGCCCTGTGCCGCTCACTGTCCCTCGACCCCGCCGTCACCGCGCTGCACTGCGCGCCCGGCAACGCCGGCATCGCCGAGGTCGCCGAGCTGCACCAGGTCGACGCCCTGGACGGCGAGGCCGTGTCGGCGCTGGCCGTCGAACTGGGCGCCGAACTGGTCGTCGTCGGCCCGGAGGCGCCGCTGGTCGCCGGAGTCGCCGACGCCGTGCGCGAGGCCGGCATCCCGGTCTTCGGCCCCTCGAAGGAGGCCGCGCAGCTGGAGGGCTCCAAGGCGTTCGCCAAGGACGTGATGGCGGCGGCCGGCGTGCCGACCGCCCGCTCCTACGTCTGCACCACCCCGGAGGAGACGGCCGAGGCACTCGACGCCTTCGGCGCCCCGTACGTCGTCAAGGACGACGGACTGGCGGCCGGCAAGGGCGTCGTCGTCACCGACGACCTGAAGACCGCCGCGGCGCACGCGGCTGCCTGCGACCGCGTCGTCATCGAGGAGTTCCTCGACGGCCCGGAGGTCTCCCTCTTCGCGATCACCGACGGCGTGAGCGTCGTCCCGCTCCAGCCCGCCCAGGACTTCAAGCGGGCGCTCGACGGCGACGAGGGCCCCAACACGGGCGGCATGGGCGCGTACTCGCCGCTGCCCTGGGCCGATCCGAAGCTGGTCGACGAGGTCCTGGAGACCGTTCTGCAGCCGACCGTGGACGAGATGCGCCGCCGTGGCACCCCGTTCTCCGGGCTGCTCTACGCCGGTCTGGCGATCACCGGCCGCGGTGTCCGCGTCATCGAGTTCAACGCCCGCTTCGGGGACCCCGAGACGCAGGTCGTCCTGGCCCGTCTGAGGACACCGCTGGCCGGTGTCCTGAAGGCCGCGGCCACCGGCGACCTCGCCGACCTGCCGCCCCTGCGCTGGAGCGACGACGCGGCCGTCACCGTCGTCATCGCCTCGCACAACTACCCGGACGCGCCGCGCACCGGCGACCCCATCACCGGCCTCGCCGAGGTGGCCGCCGAGGACGCCCCACACGCGTATGTGCTGCACGCCGGGACGAAGCAGGACGGCGACGCGGTCGTCAGCGCAGGCGGGCGCGTGCTGTCCGTCACCGCGGCCGGCGCCGATCTCGGTGAGGCGCGCGAGCGCGCCTACCGGGCGGTCGCGCGCATCGGACTCGACGGTTCCCAGCACCGCACGGACATCGCCGAGAGGGCGGCGGGCGCGTAA
- a CDS encoding N,N-dimethylformamidase beta subunit family domain-containing protein has product MGPGPGPKHTRRWESGALAHAVTDPFGQGPVPWLRGSETYFDDTGQVVPWYVDPNPSPGIARGAGGPRVPAPRTAPGSGAPRSADDVRRQIKGFVSTGAVAPGEALDFHITVDPPQEFSVDVYRIGHYDGDGAAKITTSPRLSGIVQPPPLTADRTVSCHHWWLSWRLQVPSYWNVGAYVAVLTTVDGYRSHVPFTVRDHQPADLLLVLPDVTWQAYNLYPEDGRTGASLYHAWDDDGRLLGEADAATTVSFDRPYAGAGLPLHVGHAYDFIRWAERYGYDVAYADARDLHVGAVDPTRYRGLVFPGHDEYWSTRMRRTVELARDSGTSLVFLSANSLYWQVELGPSPSGVPGRLLTCRKRRGPGRPVLWREVDRAEQQLIGIQYAGRVPEPHPLIVRNAGHWLWEATGAGEGDGIEHLVAGEADRYFPRTALPPHEDRILLAHSPYSDSRGVLRHQETSLYRAPSGALVFASGTFAWSPALDRPGHADPRIQRATANLLDRICKRD; this is encoded by the coding sequence ATGGGACCCGGACCAGGACCGAAGCACACCCGCCGATGGGAGTCGGGAGCGCTGGCCCACGCCGTGACGGACCCCTTCGGCCAGGGCCCCGTCCCCTGGCTGCGCGGCAGCGAGACGTACTTCGACGACACCGGCCAGGTCGTCCCCTGGTACGTGGACCCGAACCCGTCCCCCGGCATCGCGCGGGGCGCCGGAGGTCCCCGCGTCCCCGCCCCGCGCACCGCGCCCGGTTCCGGCGCTCCCCGGTCTGCCGACGACGTCCGCCGTCAGATCAAGGGGTTCGTCTCCACCGGCGCGGTCGCCCCGGGCGAGGCCCTCGACTTCCACATCACGGTCGACCCGCCGCAGGAGTTCAGCGTCGACGTCTACCGCATCGGCCACTACGACGGCGACGGCGCGGCCAAGATCACCACGAGTCCGCGCCTCTCCGGGATCGTCCAGCCTCCGCCGTTGACCGCCGACCGCACGGTCTCCTGCCACCACTGGTGGCTCTCCTGGCGGCTGCAGGTCCCGTCGTACTGGAACGTGGGCGCGTACGTCGCCGTCCTCACCACCGTCGACGGCTACCGGTCGCACGTGCCCTTCACGGTCCGCGACCACCAGCCCGCCGACCTGCTTCTGGTCCTCCCCGATGTCACCTGGCAGGCCTACAACCTCTATCCCGAGGACGGCCGCACCGGTGCCAGCCTCTACCACGCGTGGGACGACGACGGGCGGCTCCTCGGCGAGGCCGACGCGGCGACCACTGTCTCCTTCGACCGTCCGTACGCCGGCGCGGGCCTCCCGCTGCACGTCGGCCACGCCTACGACTTCATCCGCTGGGCGGAGCGCTACGGCTACGACGTCGCCTACGCCGACGCCCGCGACCTGCACGTCGGCGCCGTCGACCCCACCCGCTACCGGGGCCTGGTCTTCCCCGGTCACGACGAGTACTGGTCGACGCGCATGCGCCGCACCGTGGAACTCGCCCGCGACAGCGGCACCTCGTTGGTCTTCCTCTCCGCCAACTCCCTGTACTGGCAGGTCGAGTTGGGTCCGTCGCCGTCGGGCGTTCCGGGTCGTCTGCTCACCTGCCGCAAACGCAGGGGGCCCGGGCGGCCCGTGCTGTGGCGTGAGGTCGACCGGGCCGAGCAGCAGCTGATCGGCATTCAGTACGCGGGGCGGGTGCCCGAGCCGCACCCGCTGATCGTCCGCAACGCCGGACACTGGCTGTGGGAGGCGACCGGAGCAGGGGAGGGCGACGGCATCGAGCACCTGGTCGCGGGAGAGGCCGACCGCTACTTCCCGCGGACCGCGCTACCGCCCCACGAGGACCGCATCCTCCTCGCCCACTCCCCGTACAGCGACAGCCGCGGCGTCCTGCGTCACCAGGAGACCTCCCTCTACCGTGCCCCTTCAGGCGCCCTGGTCTTCGCCTCCGGCACCTTCGCCTGGTCCCCGGCCCTGGACCGCCCCGGCCATGCGGATCCCCGTATCCAGCGCGCCACGGCCAACCTCCTGGACCGCATCTGCAAACGCGACTGA
- a CDS encoding phosphoribosylaminoimidazolesuccinocarboxamide synthase — MSGFVEKPEPLQVPGLVHLHTGKVRELYQNEAGDLVMVASDRTSAFDWVLPTEIPDKGRILTQLSLWWFDQFADLVPNHVLSTELPAGAPADWAGRTLVCKSLRMVPVECVARGYLAGSGLAEYKVSRTVCGLALPEGLVDGSELPAPIFTPATKAAVGEHDENVSYEEVARQVGADTAAQLRRATLAVYGRARDIARERGVILADTKFEFGFEGENLVIADEVLTPDSSRFWPADQWQPGRAQPSYDKQFVRDWLTSAESGWDRHGEQPPPALPQHIVDATRAKYVEAYERLTGVGWE, encoded by the coding sequence GTGTCCGGATTCGTAGAAAAGCCCGAACCCCTTCAGGTGCCGGGCCTGGTGCATCTGCACACCGGCAAGGTGCGCGAGCTGTACCAGAACGAGGCGGGCGACCTCGTGATGGTCGCCAGTGACCGCACGTCCGCCTTCGACTGGGTGCTGCCGACCGAGATCCCCGACAAGGGCCGCATCCTGACCCAGCTCTCCCTGTGGTGGTTCGACCAGTTCGCCGACCTGGTCCCGAACCACGTCCTCAGCACGGAGCTGCCCGCCGGCGCCCCCGCCGACTGGGCCGGTCGCACCCTGGTCTGCAAGTCGCTGCGGATGGTCCCCGTCGAGTGCGTGGCCCGCGGCTACCTCGCCGGCTCGGGCCTCGCCGAGTACAAGGTGTCGCGCACGGTCTGCGGGCTCGCCCTCCCCGAGGGCCTGGTCGACGGCAGCGAACTGCCCGCCCCGATCTTCACCCCGGCCACCAAGGCGGCCGTCGGCGAGCACGACGAGAACGTCTCCTACGAGGAGGTGGCCCGTCAGGTCGGCGCCGACACCGCCGCACAGCTCCGCCGGGCGACCCTCGCCGTCTACGGCCGAGCCCGTGACATCGCCCGGGAGCGGGGCGTCATCCTCGCCGACACCAAGTTCGAGTTCGGCTTCGAGGGCGAGAACCTGGTCATCGCCGACGAGGTCCTCACCCCGGACTCGTCCCGTTTCTGGCCGGCCGACCAGTGGCAGCCCGGACGCGCGCAGCCCTCGTACGACAAGCAGTTCGTGCGCGACTGGCTGACCTCCGCCGAGTCCGGCTGGGACCGGCACGGCGAGCAGCCCCCGCCGGCGCTGCCTCAGCACATCGTGGACGCGACCCGCGCGAAGTACGTCGAGGCCTACGAGCGCCTCACCGGCGTCGGCTGGGAGTGA